In a single window of the Actinomycetota bacterium genome:
- a CDS encoding sensor histidine kinase KdpD produces the protein MARGELRIYMGAAPGVGKTFAMLNEGCRRRERGTDVVVGYVETHGRAQTAAQIRDLELVPRRTITYRGQPFEEMDLDAVLARKPDIALVDELAHTNVPGSRNEKRWQDIEELLEAGISVISTVNVQHLESLNDVIAQITGVVQRETVPDAIVRAAEQVELVDMTAEALRRRMAHGNIYAADKVDAALANYFRAGNLGALRELALLWVADRVNEGIEVYRQRHGITAPWEVRERVVVGLTGAPSGDRLIRRGARLAARGRAELVGVHVRTTDGLVTADQALLDHHRELLEELGGKYAETAGTDVAEALAQFARAENATQIILGASRRSRWAELVRGSIINRVISLADSVDVHVISSDAPPSAQPGRLRAGRRLTPRSARSRTWAWLVALVGTPLLALALLPSEDTVGISSTLLILLLGPIAAALLGGLAPALVASVTAFLAADVFFISPSFSLRIADPTDLLDLVVFVAVSALVSGLVDRLSRRTAEVARGRAEAEALAELAHSTAILDGDALHHLVAELRTTLALDAVAVLAPAGDGGWRVEAASGEPLPATPDDGSYAAELADGATIVVVGPTLPAEDRRLLSAFVAQVRLAQATLALQAEATRADALSEANDLRDALLAAVSHDLRGPLANIKAAATSLTSSEVRWEPDDVECFAKTIDAEADRLTTLIVNLLDMSRLQAGMLGVNLWPTAPADVIYAALASLSADTSTVEIVAPDTLPLVSTDPALLERSLANVVQNALSWSPEGQRVRIEAATVGDRVDIRVIDRGAGIPLDQREAVFRAFQRLGDGGRAAVQGLGLGLAVARGFCDATGAEITIDDTPGGGATVVITVPIAAPDEPGAQR, from the coding sequence ATGGCACGCGGTGAACTGCGGATCTACATGGGGGCAGCCCCAGGTGTCGGAAAGACGTTCGCCATGCTCAACGAAGGTTGTCGCCGTCGTGAGCGCGGCACCGACGTCGTCGTCGGCTACGTCGAGACCCACGGGCGGGCCCAGACCGCCGCCCAGATCCGCGATCTCGAGCTCGTCCCGCGGCGGACGATCACGTACCGGGGCCAACCCTTCGAGGAGATGGACCTCGACGCGGTCCTCGCCCGCAAGCCCGACATCGCGCTCGTCGACGAGCTCGCCCACACGAACGTCCCCGGCAGCCGCAACGAGAAGCGCTGGCAGGACATCGAAGAGCTGCTCGAAGCGGGGATATCGGTCATCTCCACCGTCAACGTCCAGCACCTCGAATCGCTGAACGACGTCATCGCCCAGATCACCGGGGTCGTGCAGCGCGAGACCGTGCCCGACGCCATCGTGCGCGCCGCCGAGCAGGTCGAGCTGGTCGACATGACCGCGGAAGCGCTGCGCCGACGGATGGCCCACGGCAACATCTATGCGGCCGACAAGGTGGACGCGGCCTTGGCCAACTACTTCCGCGCCGGCAACCTCGGCGCCCTGCGCGAGCTGGCCCTGCTCTGGGTCGCCGATCGCGTCAACGAAGGCATCGAGGTGTACCGGCAACGCCACGGGATCACCGCCCCGTGGGAGGTCCGCGAACGAGTCGTCGTCGGCCTCACCGGCGCGCCGAGCGGCGACCGGCTCATCCGCCGCGGTGCTCGCCTCGCGGCTCGCGGCCGCGCCGAACTGGTGGGCGTGCACGTCCGCACGACCGACGGCCTGGTCACCGCCGACCAGGCGCTGCTCGACCACCACCGCGAGCTTCTCGAAGAGCTCGGCGGCAAGTACGCCGAGACCGCCGGCACCGACGTCGCCGAGGCATTGGCGCAGTTCGCGCGGGCGGAGAACGCCACCCAGATCATCCTCGGAGCCTCACGACGCTCACGCTGGGCAGAGCTCGTCCGCGGGTCGATCATCAACCGGGTGATCAGCCTCGCCGACTCCGTCGACGTCCACGTCATCTCCTCGGACGCTCCACCGTCGGCGCAACCGGGACGGCTGCGAGCCGGACGCAGGCTCACGCCGCGTTCGGCGCGATCACGCACGTGGGCCTGGCTCGTCGCCCTGGTCGGTACGCCACTCCTGGCGCTGGCCCTGCTCCCGTCGGAGGACACCGTCGGGATCTCCAGCACGTTGCTGATCCTGCTGCTCGGGCCGATCGCGGCCGCGTTGCTCGGCGGCCTGGCCCCTGCCCTCGTCGCATCAGTGACCGCCTTCTTGGCCGCCGACGTGTTCTTCATCAGCCCCTCGTTCAGCCTGCGGATCGCCGACCCCACCGATCTGCTCGACCTGGTCGTGTTCGTAGCCGTGTCCGCGCTGGTCAGCGGGCTGGTCGATCGCCTCTCGCGCCGCACGGCAGAGGTCGCCCGGGGACGGGCCGAGGCCGAAGCCCTCGCCGAGCTCGCTCACAGCACCGCCATCCTCGACGGCGACGCCCTCCACCACCTGGTGGCCGAGCTGCGCACCACGCTCGCCCTCGACGCCGTCGCCGTGCTCGCTCCGGCCGGCGACGGCGGCTGGCGCGTCGAGGCCGCGTCGGGTGAACCGCTGCCGGCCACCCCCGACGACGGCTCTTACGCCGCCGAGCTCGCCGACGGCGCCACGATCGTCGTCGTCGGACCGACCCTGCCGGCCGAGGATCGCCGGCTGCTGTCCGCGTTCGTCGCCCAGGTGCGCCTGGCCCAGGCCACCCTCGCCTTACAGGCCGAGGCGACCCGTGCCGACGCCCTGAGCGAGGCCAACGACCTGCGTGACGCCTTGCTCGCCGCGGTGTCACATGATTTGCGCGGCCCGCTCGCGAACATCAAGGCCGCGGCCACCAGCCTGACCAGCTCCGAGGTGCGATGGGAGCCCGACGACGTCGAATGCTTCGCCAAGACGATCGACGCCGAGGCCGACCGGCTGACGACCTTGATCGTCAACCTGCTCGACATGAGCCGCCTCCAAGCCGGGATGCTCGGCGTCAACCTCTGGCCCACCGCCCCAGCGGACGTGATCTACGCCGCGCTGGCCAGCCTCTCCGCCGATACGTCGACCGTCGAGATCGTCGCCCCCGACACCCTTCCGCTGGTCTCGACCGACCCGGCCCTGCTCGAGCGGTCGCTCGCCAATGTCGTCCAGAACGCCCTCAGCTGGTCTCCCGAGGGCCAGCGCGTCCGCATCGAGGCGGCCACCGTCGGCGACCGCGTCGACATCCGCGTCATCGACCGTGGCGCGGGTATCCCCCTGGACCAGCGCGAAGCGGTGTTCCGGGCCTTCCAACGCCTCGGCGACGGTGGGCGCGCGGCCGTGCAGGGGCTCGGGCTCGGGCTCGCGGTTGCCCGCGGGTTCTGCGACGCCACCGGCGCCGAGATCACCATCGACGACACCCCCGGCGGCGGCGCCACCGTGGTGATCACGGTGCCGATCGCCGCGCCCGACGAGCCGGGAGCGCAGCGGTGA
- the kdpB gene encoding potassium-transporting ATPase subunit KdpB gives MVQTLTSSTPEPAASSSRASARPLFESAIVRQAAIDSVRKLDPRIQLRNPVMFVVLVGSVLTTILFVRDLGESTRAENVFAGLVAAWLWFTLLFANFAEAMAEGRGKAQAATLRKARAETMAHRRRADGTLEEVASSQLTVDDVVVVSAGEMIPSDGDIVEGIASVDESAITGESAPVIREAGGDRSGVTGGTRVLSDQIVVRITARPGETFLDRMIALVEGASRQKTPNEIALNTLLAVLTIVFLLATVTLQPFAIYADAEQHIIVLVALLVCLIPTTIGALLSAIGIAGMDRLVQHNVLAMSGRAVEAAGDCSTLLLDKTGTITLGNRQAAEFLPLPGVGEERLAAAAQLASLADETPEGRSIVVLAKQRFGVRERDVSNATLVPFTAQTRMSGLDLDGNAVRKGAGASVKEWVIDEGGRVPDGLDRLIEDVATAGGTPLVVAERHGGSVEILGVVHLKDIVKEGIRQRFDQLRAMGIRTVMITGDNPLTAQAIATEAGVDDFLAEAKPQDKMDLIRREQAGGRLVAMTGDGTNDAPALAQADVGVAMNTGTQAAKEAGNMVDLDSNPTKLIEIVEIGKQLLITRGALTTFSIANDVAKYFAIIPAMFMGVFPVLDDLNVMRLESPRSAILSAVIFNAVVIIGLIPLALRGVKFRAESAVAMLRRNLLVYGLGGIVAPFVGIKLIDLIITTIGVS, from the coding sequence ATCGTGCAGACCCTCACCTCATCCACCCCCGAACCCGCCGCGTCGTCGTCGCGTGCCTCTGCGCGGCCGTTGTTCGAGTCCGCGATCGTCCGCCAGGCGGCGATCGACAGCGTCCGCAAGCTCGACCCCCGCATCCAGCTGCGCAACCCGGTGATGTTCGTCGTGCTCGTCGGCAGCGTCTTGACCACGATCCTGTTCGTTCGCGATCTGGGCGAGTCGACCCGGGCCGAGAACGTCTTCGCCGGGCTGGTCGCGGCCTGGCTGTGGTTCACGCTGCTGTTCGCCAACTTCGCCGAGGCGATGGCCGAAGGGCGCGGCAAGGCCCAGGCGGCCACGCTGCGCAAGGCCAGGGCCGAGACGATGGCCCACCGTCGCCGGGCGGACGGCACGCTCGAGGAGGTCGCATCGTCGCAGCTGACCGTCGACGACGTCGTCGTCGTGTCGGCGGGGGAGATGATCCCCTCCGACGGCGACATCGTCGAAGGGATCGCTTCGGTGGACGAGTCCGCGATCACCGGCGAGTCCGCCCCCGTCATCCGCGAGGCAGGCGGGGACCGCTCCGGCGTCACCGGAGGCACCCGCGTTCTGTCGGACCAGATCGTCGTGCGGATCACCGCCCGGCCCGGCGAGACGTTCCTCGACCGCATGATCGCTCTCGTCGAGGGCGCCAGCCGGCAGAAGACCCCGAACGAGATCGCCCTCAACACTCTCCTCGCGGTGCTGACGATCGTCTTCTTGCTGGCCACCGTCACGTTGCAGCCCTTCGCCATCTACGCCGACGCCGAGCAGCACATCATCGTGTTGGTCGCGCTGCTGGTGTGCCTCATCCCGACCACCATCGGAGCGTTGCTGTCGGCGATCGGGATCGCCGGCATGGACCGATTGGTGCAGCACAACGTGCTCGCCATGTCGGGCCGGGCGGTCGAAGCGGCAGGGGACTGCTCTACGTTGCTGCTCGACAAGACCGGCACGATCACCCTCGGCAACCGCCAGGCGGCGGAGTTCCTCCCCCTGCCGGGAGTGGGCGAGGAACGGCTTGCCGCTGCCGCCCAGCTCGCGTCCCTGGCGGACGAGACACCGGAGGGCCGCTCGATAGTCGTGCTCGCCAAGCAGCGCTTCGGGGTGCGCGAGCGCGACGTGAGCAACGCCACGCTCGTGCCGTTCACGGCCCAGACCCGCATGAGCGGCCTCGACCTCGACGGCAACGCCGTGCGCAAGGGCGCTGGCGCGTCGGTCAAGGAGTGGGTGATCGACGAGGGCGGTCGCGTGCCCGACGGATTGGACCGTCTCATCGAGGACGTCGCCACCGCCGGTGGCACCCCCCTGGTCGTCGCCGAGCGTCACGGCGGCAGCGTCGAGATCCTCGGGGTCGTCCACCTGAAGGACATCGTCAAGGAGGGGATCCGCCAGCGCTTCGACCAGCTCCGGGCGATGGGCATCCGCACGGTGATGATCACCGGCGACAACCCGCTGACCGCTCAGGCGATCGCCACCGAGGCCGGCGTCGACGACTTCCTGGCAGAGGCCAAGCCGCAGGACAAGATGGACCTCATCCGCCGCGAGCAGGCCGGGGGGCGGCTGGTGGCGATGACCGGCGACGGCACGAACGACGCCCCCGCGCTCGCGCAGGCCGACGTCGGCGTGGCGATGAACACCGGCACGCAGGCTGCGAAGGAAGCGGGGAACATGGTCGACCTCGACTCCAACCCGACCAAGCTCATCGAGATCGTCGAGATCGGCAAGCAGCTGCTCATCACCCGCGGCGCGCTCACCACGTTCTCCATCGCGAACGACGTCGCCAAGTACTTCGCGATCATCCCCGCGATGTTCATGGGCGTGTTCCCGGTGCTCGACGACTTGAACGTGATGCGCCTCGAATCGCCCCGCTCGGCGATCCTCTCCGCGGTCATCTTCAACGCCGTCGTCATCATCGGGCTGATCCCGCTCGCACTGCGCGGAGTCAAGTTCCGCGCCGAGTCAGCGGTCGCGATGTTGCGCCGCAACCTGCTCGTCTACGGCCTCGGCGGGATCGTCGCCCCGTTCGTCGGCATCAAGCTCATCGACCTCATCATCACCACCATCGGAGTCTCGTGA
- the kdpC gene encoding K(+)-transporting ATPase subunit C, which produces MRRQLLPSLGMVLIFTVLVGLAYPLAMTGIGQLAFGDSADGQLVERDGQVVGSRLIGQAFVEPQYFHPRPSATGYTPGPGYAYGSNEGPTSERFLSGVADLVAAYREENGLADDARVPVDAVTGSGSSLDPAISVANARIQAARVAAARGLDVDEVLALVDANTDGRSLGFLGEAGVNVLELNLALDAL; this is translated from the coding sequence ATGCGCCGTCAACTGCTTCCCTCATTGGGCATGGTGCTCATCTTCACCGTGCTCGTCGGACTCGCCTACCCGCTGGCGATGACCGGTATCGGCCAGTTGGCCTTCGGCGACTCCGCCGACGGCCAGCTGGTCGAACGCGACGGTCAGGTGGTCGGCTCCCGCCTGATCGGCCAAGCCTTCGTGGAACCGCAGTACTTCCACCCCCGGCCCTCGGCTACCGGCTACACACCTGGCCCCGGTTACGCCTACGGCTCCAACGAAGGCCCGACGAGCGAACGCTTCCTCAGCGGTGTCGCCGACCTCGTGGCGGCCTACCGGGAGGAGAACGGCCTGGCCGACGACGCGCGCGTGCCCGTAGACGCGGTCACGGGATCGGGCAGCAGCCTCGACCCGGCGATCTCCGTCGCCAACGCCCGCATCCAGGCTGCCCGCGTCGCCGCGGCAAGAGGGCTCGATGTGGACGAGGTGCTCGCGCTCGTAGACGCGAACACCGACGGTCGCTCGCTCGGGTTTCTCGGCGAGGCAGGTGTGAACGTGCTCGAGCTCAACCTCGCGCTGGACGCGCTGTGA